In the Bacillus sp. FJAT-42376 genome, AAAAGGGTATATGAAGGATTTATTGAAGCGGAGGAAGGAATGAGTCTGGCCCGATTGAGGGCTTTTTTTATACGGGGAAATGGCTAAAGCACACGTGTAGACAAAATTTAATTAGGGTAAGGAAAGGGTATACGGGAAAAAAGGAGACGGAAATGATGGGACGCAAACCGATTATAGGAATTACAGGATCACAGAAAGAAGTGAACGGCATTGATCATTCCTTCGTGCATGCCAAATATCCGGAAGCGGTCTTGAGAGCGGGCGGCATTCCGGTTATTCTGCCGCTTGGAAATGAAGAAGCGGCAAAGGCCTGGGTGGATACGATTGATGGATTGCTGTTAAGCGGTGGAGAGGATGTCGATCCCCAATCATATGGAGCGAACCCGCATCCTGAGCTCGGCAAAGTGATTTTGGAACGGGATGAAACAGAAATTGCCCTCGTGAAGGAAGCGGAAAAGCAGCGGACGCCGATTTTCGCCATCTGCCGCGGAATCGCTTCGTTAAATGTGGCTCTCGGAGGCACGCTTACCCAGGACATTCACAGTCAGCTCAAAGACGGGATCAAACATCATCAGGAAGGCTCCCGCATTAACGCTACCCATGAGTGTGTGGTGGAAGAGGGAAGCCGGCTGCACAGCATTCTTGGGGAAACAAGGGTGAGCATCAACAGTATGCATCACCAGGCACTCGACAAAGTCGCCGCTAACCTGAAAGTGACAGCCAAAGCACCGGACGGCGTCATCGAAGCGGTAGAAGGCACAGACTCAGACTGGTCGCTCCTGGCCGTTCAGTGGCACCCGGAAGAAATGGCCGTGAAATACGAAAGCATGCAGCGGCTGTTTCATGCGTTTGTGGAAGAGTGCTCGGCGAAAGAAAAGGTGTAAACAGAAAAAAGCGGAACTCGCGTTATAAGGAGTTCCGCTTTTTTCAGTCATTTCTAAAATCATAGGTCTCATATGGTACATTGAGAATTCGGCCGTTGATTTGGACTGTATCGCTGTCGATCCATTTCATGCTTGCGGTTTCTTCCCGGTAATTCCAGTAAATATTTTTAGGCTTTCGATTCCCTTTGTTAAAATTCAGTTCTCCGCGTACGGCATAGCTTGTGGTCGCTCCCCCGTCTGATACATATGCTTTAAGTGTATAGGTGCCATCGGGTGACTGTGCCTCTTCAATCAGCTCTCCTTTTGGCAAACGGCTCATATCAAAAAAAGCCCAGTAAACTCCGCAGCTAATAAGCCCGACTAGCAGGAATAAAACAATCGTAATCTTCTTCAACCCTTTTTCCCTCCAGATCATCTAACGGCGGAAATGACACATCGATGGTGCCCGCAATGACACGCCCAGCAATCGTCAGCTGTCATTCATTCTCCCATTCTCTTAATTCAAAAACCCCGTGCTTTTCAAAATCCTCTAAGATGGCAGCGGGCATTTTACGCTTCGCCTGTTCCTTTGATGCCCATAAGTAATGAGCATGCTCCGGAGAAAGGGTGACGTCCTGTTCCTGCGTACGGCACAGGTATGTAAGGAGGACGACTTGTCTGGATGGATCGGTTTGGAAGGAGGATGCGTAGAGGATGTTCTCTACTTGAACCGTTATTCCGGTTTCCTCCCTGATCTCCCTTACAAGTGCCGCTTCTAATTCTTCACCGAAATCTATCTTGCCCCCTGGACATTCCCAGCTGCCTGCACCGGTTTCATCCTGTGCAGAACGCTGAACCATCAGGATCTTCCCTTCGTTTACGATGACTCCTTTTACGGCTGCGACCGTTCTTTCTGCTGCATTCATAGAAAAATCCCCTAACCTAATATTGTTAATAATTAACATTTTACAATAAAAAGCTGGTAAAATAATAGGGAATTGGGGGGACCATGATGTTTTCTGGAATTTTAATGATTCATATCGCAGCTGGATTCATCTGTTTGGTAACCGGCCTCGGTGCCATGCTGTCGCCGAAAAGAAACGGAAAGCACAGCTGGTTTGGTGAGGTGTACCACGGATCGTTCGTGGTGATTTTTCTAAGCTCCATAACGATGGCAGTCCTGCACTGGGAGGAAAGTGCGTACTTGTTTTACATCGGATTCTTTTCCTATTCCTTTGCCGTCATCGGGTACGCGGCGGTGAAAAAGAAATGGAAAAACTGGCTGCGATACCATATCAGCGGGATGCTCGGATCCTACATCGCAGTCATAACGGCAGTTTTAGTCGTGAACGCACCGAAAATCGCATTCCTTCAGTCCATTCCGGCTCTTTGGATCTGGTTTATCCCGACGATAATCGGCAGTCCGCTTATTGCCCTCACAAATGTTAAATACCGCACGAAGAAACCGTCAGCGGCCGGCTGATGGGTTTTTCTATTGGCCTCTTTTGCGTAGAGAACAATGAGTTTTATCGGGAATACAATCAGGCTTGCGGTCAAAGAGAGGGGATATCGAATGAAATTAGAGGAGTATAGAAGAAAAGCAGCGGAGGCAGAGGATTGGGCTCCGGGCTGGTTAGCCGTTGATGAGGTGTTCGACACCCTTTATCCGAACCAGGAACCGGCACATTTTGCGACAGATCTTCATAAACGGGCCATTCTCGGCGGGGACCAATATTTGGATGGCTATAGCATCTATCAATCTCCAAACGGCTACAAGCATATATTGACCTACGGGATGACAGAGCTTTACGCAAATGAAGAAGCGTTCGGAGGCGAATACAGCCGCTGGGGGTATGAAATGACCATCAAGCTGTACGAAGAGTCGAGCGAAGAATGCATGTGGGCAATTGATCTGCTCTCCAACCTTGCCCGCTATACCTTTACTCAAAAAAGATACTTTGAACCTTTTCAGTATATCGGAGGGAACGTGACCTCCATCCATATTGGGGAAGAATCAGCCATAACGGGCCTTCTCGTCGTTCCTGATACGGAAGCAGGAGGGGTAGACTCGGTCCACGGCCGGGTGGATTTTCTCCAACTGACAGGAATTACGCAAAGAGAATTGGACGTGCTGATCGAAGACCGCTCACAAGCGGAAAGCCTGATGGAGAGGATGAAAAAAGACAATCCTCATTTAGTGACAGACATGAAACGGACCCAGTCTTATTTGTGAGAACGGGTACACTGGATCGGGACTGGCACCCGGTCATCCAATTATGAACGCACATGGCCTTTTTTATTATCAGGGCCATGTGCGTTTTTTACATCTCATCCTAAAGAATCTCCACCCCAAAGCTGCGGGCCGGCCCATTGGTCATGAGTGTGACGATGCTGTTTGCCATATACCCCGGTGAATACATCATCCCGTTTTGCAGCCACCAGATGATCATACCGTGACAGGCCGATGCAATAAAGGTCAGGATAAGCTCTCGTGGCAAAAGCATGTTCTCTTCCTTTAATCCGGACTTGGAATATTCGGAATCGAAGCGGCCTTTAATAATCCCCAGCATTTTATGCGAGAAATCCTGACTGCCTTTTCCTCCAAGCATCGCCTGGAAAAAATTAGTGTGGCTGGAGACGGCCTCAAAAACGGAGGCGATCGAAACCTTTAAATTGCCGGTATGCAGCTTTCCGTCCATCAAATGCATGGACGGATTGATATTGCCGATTACATCCCCGAGTATGTCTTCTGTCAGCTTCTCCATCAAATCAAATTTATCCTGATAATGCAGATAAAACGTCCCGCGGTTGATCATCGCATGTTCAGTAATATCATGGATGGTCATGGCATCGAACCCTTTTTCCATCACAAGCTGGATAAAAGCGTCTTTGATCATTTTCCGGGTGCGGATGATCCGCAGATCTGTTTTCGTCATTTGCCATCCTCCCATTGACTATAATGAACAATTTATCTCTAAATGTTGTTTATCCGGCAAAGTGTATGTTTTTGATGATTGTAAGGATCTCCTATATAGAATACCATGTTTTATGTACAGTATGTAAGTTAAAGGACAAGGTGTTTATTATAATCAAGGAGGTAGACCAATGAAT is a window encoding:
- a CDS encoding DUF2306 domain-containing protein — translated: MFSGILMIHIAAGFICLVTGLGAMLSPKRNGKHSWFGEVYHGSFVVIFLSSITMAVLHWEESAYLFYIGFFSYSFAVIGYAAVKKKWKNWLRYHISGMLGSYIAVITAVLVVNAPKIAFLQSIPALWIWFIPTIIGSPLIALTNVKYRTKKPSAAG
- a CDS encoding gamma-glutamyl-gamma-aminobutyrate hydrolase family protein — encoded protein: MMGRKPIIGITGSQKEVNGIDHSFVHAKYPEAVLRAGGIPVILPLGNEEAAKAWVDTIDGLLLSGGEDVDPQSYGANPHPELGKVILERDETEIALVKEAEKQRTPIFAICRGIASLNVALGGTLTQDIHSQLKDGIKHHQEGSRINATHECVVEEGSRLHSILGETRVSINSMHHQALDKVAANLKVTAKAPDGVIEAVEGTDSDWSLLAVQWHPEEMAVKYESMQRLFHAFVEECSAKEKV
- a CDS encoding suppressor of fused domain protein — protein: MKLEEYRRKAAEAEDWAPGWLAVDEVFDTLYPNQEPAHFATDLHKRAILGGDQYLDGYSIYQSPNGYKHILTYGMTELYANEEAFGGEYSRWGYEMTIKLYEESSEECMWAIDLLSNLARYTFTQKRYFEPFQYIGGNVTSIHIGEESAITGLLVVPDTEAGGVDSVHGRVDFLQLTGITQRELDVLIEDRSQAESLMERMKKDNPHLVTDMKRTQSYL
- a CDS encoding NUDIX domain-containing protein, which codes for MNAAERTVAAVKGVIVNEGKILMVQRSAQDETGAGSWECPGGKIDFGEELEAALVREIREETGITVQVENILYASSFQTDPSRQVVLLTYLCRTQEQDVTLSPEHAHYLWASKEQAKRKMPAAILEDFEKHGVFELREWENE
- a CDS encoding TetR/AcrR family transcriptional regulator, whose amino-acid sequence is MTKTDLRIIRTRKMIKDAFIQLVMEKGFDAMTIHDITEHAMINRGTFYLHYQDKFDLMEKLTEDILGDVIGNINPSMHLMDGKLHTGNLKVSIASVFEAVSSHTNFFQAMLGGKGSQDFSHKMLGIIKGRFDSEYSKSGLKEENMLLPRELILTFIASACHGMIIWWLQNGMMYSPGYMANSIVTLMTNGPARSFGVEIL
- a CDS encoding DUF5412 domain-containing protein; this translates as MIWREKGLKKITIVLFLLVGLISCGVYWAFFDMSRLPKGELIEEAQSPDGTYTLKAYVSDGGATTSYAVRGELNFNKGNRKPKNIYWNYREETASMKWIDSDTVQINGRILNVPYETYDFRND